The genomic segment GTTTTCAATCAGAGATACTACTTGGCTGACGTTTTGTGTTACGCAATTACTGAATACTTTCCGTTACCCCAAGGTATCAGGGAAGTATGCTTTTTAGCCCTTTTTAACATTGCAAACGGAGATTGTCATGCAATCCATATTTACCTTTCTTACACCTGCTCTGGTGCTGTTGGCCCCATTAGTCTTACTGTTGGCGGGGTTGATACCGACTGCTTGGGCCAACCAGCGTCCGAAATTCATGGCGCACCTGAACGGAAATCTTGCTTGGTTAGCTTGCTTTTGCGCCTTATTGGCTGCGGTAGTCTACAGCGTCGATGGGGCACGTACTTGGACCCTCTACACTATCGACCTCCCGGGAAATATCGGTGCCTTTTCCATCACCGCCTATGTCAATACTGTCACTGTTATCATGCTCGTTTTAGTCTCCTTCGTTGGCGCCGTGGTGACCCGCTACTCTCGGAACTATCTAGATGGAGATCTCAATCAGGGTCGCTTTCACAAGTGGCTTAGCCTGACTCTGGGCACCATTCTAGCTCTAATCATATCGGGCAACATGCTCATGTTCTGGCTAGCCTGGATCACCAATAGTTTATGCTTACACCAGCTGTTAATGTTCTATCGAGAGCGTCGTGCCGCTCAGTTAGCTGCACATAAGAAGTTTATCGCTAATCGGATCAGTGACCTGAGCCATCTCACTGCTATTATTCTGATCGGGTCGACCCTACATAGTCTGGAGTACTCGAACTTATTAAGCAGCGTGGGAAGGATGCAAGGATCACTCCCGCTTGCTTTGCAGTGTGCAGCTATGCTGATCGTACTGAGCGCTGTTCTCAAGTCTGCCCAATTTCCCCTCCATGGCTGGCTGATCCAGGTTGTGGAGGCGCCTACGCCAGTTTCTGCACTACTGCATGCTGGCATTGTCAACGCAGGTGCTTTTCTAATCATCCGCATGAGTCCCATTATGTCCCAGTCTGAACTCGCACTCGGTACTCTGGCAATTATCGGGCTGGTTACCCTTGCCTTAGCCTCACTTGTAATGCTCACCCAGACTAGCATTAAAGTGTCGTTAGCTTGGTCTACCACTGCTCAGATGGGATTCATGCTTCTAGAGTGCGGACTCGGACTCTATAGCCTAGCTATGCTGCACTTAGTAGCCCACTCCCTTTACAAGGCCCATGCCTTTCTTGCCTCTGGTAGTGGCGTGGACGCCTTTCGGGCACCCACCATAGTGACCCGTAATGGAGACTTCAGATTTGGACGCCTGCTCATTGCTCTGGTAACCGGGTTGTCCATGACAGTAAGTGTGGGAGCGGTCTTTGGTATCACACCAGAGTCACAACCGTCCTTGATCGCTACAGGTAGCATCGTCGCGATCGCTATCACTCAACTATTATTACAAACGGCCAGCGTGATGGACAACGGCCTATTCTTGCTACGCGGTCTGGGATTGGGTGCCTTAGTCTGCACAATCTATTTCAGCCTGCATTCCCTGTTTGATATAGCCCTACACGATAGCGTGTTACCCATACAAAATACGACAGGGCCTTTCCAAAAAGTATTGGCACTTGTCGTCGTCGGTATTTTTCTAGCTCTGTTGATGCTGCAGAAACTTCTTA from the Ferrovum sp. JA12 genome contains:
- a CDS encoding NADH-quinone oxidoreductase subunit L codes for the protein MQSIFTFLTPALVLLAPLVLLLAGLIPTAWANQRPKFMAHLNGNLAWLACFCALLAAVVYSVDGARTWTLYTIDLPGNIGAFSITAYVNTVTVIMLVLVSFVGAVVTRYSRNYLDGDLNQGRFHKWLSLTLGTILALIISGNMLMFWLAWITNSLCLHQLLMFYRERRAAQLAAHKKFIANRISDLSHLTAIILIGSTLHSLEYSNLLSSVGRMQGSLPLALQCAAMLIVLSAVLKSAQFPLHGWLIQVVEAPTPVSALLHAGIVNAGAFLIIRMSPIMSQSELALGTLAIIGLVTLALASLVMLTQTSIKVSLAWSTTAQMGFMLLECGLGLYSLAMLHLVAHSLYKAHAFLASGSGVDAFRAPTIVTRNGDFRFGRLLIALVTGLSMTVSVGAVFGITPESQPSLIATGSIVAIAITQLLLQTASVMDNGLFLLRGLGLGALVCTIYFSLHSLFDIALHDSVLPIQNTTGPFQKVLALVVVGIFLALLMLQKLLKYAPASWIDGLYMHLYNGLYIDVYITRLLQRVWPSPTPIQGNLSTPFATERSHKG